In one Culex quinquefasciatus strain JHB chromosome 2, VPISU_Cqui_1.0_pri_paternal, whole genome shotgun sequence genomic region, the following are encoded:
- the LOC6048248 gene encoding zinc finger protein 768 isoform X4: protein MAINFSASFAACLAAGLKVPRQIMYCISQDTPYVLYKDSQEAAERMAGGQWGGGGGEVYPALQQQHIPNHNGAHQQQQQLAQQQQQQQAPQPQQQTPNSPPNQESRPGQQPGEQANGQLHSPATSPYPRNNSNNNNNNNNPSTTEMEEGIIKAQTMQQQNVHQQQNGPQQMQTNGSPPQSNDHPHQQQQQQQSNQSAQQNQPAQGGPPQPAGQQQQQQQQCFPEPPQPELSYYAQRHHGPQGAMLPPPGFTPLHHYLNKSGVLSGMPAGMEQGNPLEQYATMPDLLHGNQVHHGSSAGPNGPHHKSSKGSDLRLFKCLTCGKDFKQKSTLLQHERIHTDSRPYGCPAVECGKRFRQQSHLTQHLRIHANEKPFVCPFCQRAFRQRAILNQHIRIHSDVSPHLIFKNGPHATLWPQDVPYPPEQEGQPKDEQTFGDEATSQGGTPESRACFSPEGGLQYPSYFKDSKGGGVNHSIFGNNLPYLNNKPSANGKTMLPDVIQHGRSAGMPLYVRCPICQKEFKQKSTLLQHGCIHIESRPYPCPECGKRFRQQSHLTQHLRIHTNEKPFGCPYCPRFFRQRTILNQHIRIHTGEKPYKCGQCGKDFRQKAILDQHTRTHQGDRPFCCPMPNCRRRFGTEQEVKKHIDNHMNPHSSKSRKSATMAAALNNNNNNNNNNNNNNNNNHNNNNNNNSALEQKVSPNFLIDNKQNNLIQRMAGPVKHELYFPQCYGPPFNQPFITGAAAAVVAANQQPTANGGPPAPPQPIAATAPGTTAVNPQQPSVTSAVPPSVTAVITAPAPQAVVAQ from the exons ATGGCCATCAATTTCTCCGCCTCGTTCGCGGCCTGTCTGGCGGCCGGCCTCAAGGTGCCCCGACAGATCATGTACTGCATCTCGCAGGACACTCCGTACGTGCTGTACAAAGACTCCCAGGAAGCTGCCGAGCGAATGGCCGGAGGGCAGTGGGGAGGTGGTGGCGGAGAAGTATATCCGGcgttgcagcagcagcacataCCGAACCATAACGGAGCTcatcagcaacagcagcaactagcccagcagcagcaacagcaacaagcTCCGCAACCTCAGCAACAAACTCCCAACAGTCCTCCGAACCAGGAGAGTAGACCCGGACAGCAACCGGGCGAACAAGCCAACGGCCAACTGCACAGTCCTGCCACAAGTCCATACCCAAGGAACAAcagcaataacaacaacaacaacaacaatccttCTACGACGGAAATGGAGGAGGGTATCATCAAG GCTCAAACCATGCAACAGCAAAACGTCCACCAGCAACAAAACGGACCACAACAAATGCAAACCAATGGTTCTCCACCGCAAAGCAATGACCACCCGcaccagcaacagcaacaacaacaatccaaCCAATCTGCTCAACAAAACCAACCCGCTCAAGGAGGTCCCCCTCAACCCGCTggccaacaacaacagcagcagcaacagtgcTTCCCAGAACCACCCCAACCCGAACTGAGTTACTACGCCCAGCGCCACCACGGTCCGCAAGGCGCAATGTTACCCCCGCCCGGATTCACCCCGCTGCACCACTATCTGAACAAGTCCGGCGTGCTGTCGGGAATGCCCGCCGGCATGGAGCAAGGTAACCCGCTGGAACAGTACGCCACCATGCCGGACTTACTTCACGGGAACCAGGTCCACCACGGGAGTTCCGCCGGACCGAACGGACCGCACCACAAAAGCTCCAAGGGCTCGGACCTGCGACTGTTCAAGTGTCTGACCTGCGGGAAGGACTTCAAGCAGAAGAGCACCCTGCTGCAGCACGAACGCATTCACACCGACTCGCGGCCGTACGGTTGTCCCGCCGTCGAGTGCGGCAAACGGTTCCGCCAGCAGTCCCACCTGACGCAACACTTGCGCATCCACGCGAACGAAAAACCCTTCGTGTGTCCGTTCTGCCAGCGGGCCTTCCGGCAGCGGGCCATCCTTAACCAGCACATCCGAATTCACTCAG ACGTTTCTCCGCACCTGATCTTTAAGAATGGTCCACACGCCACCCTCTGGCCCCAGGACGTCCCCTACCCACCGGAACAGGAAGGTCAGCCCAAGGACGAGCAAACGTTCGGCGACGAAGCCACGTCCCAGGGCGGAACGCCCGAATCACGAGCCTGCTTCTCGCCCGAGGGCGGCCTCCAGTACCCATCGTACTTCAAAGACTCCAAGGGCGGCGGCGTCAACCACTCGATCTTCGGCAACAATCTGCCCTACCTGAACAACAAGCCATCGGCCAACGGCAAGACCATGCTACCGGACGTAATCCAGCACGGTCGGTCCGCCGGCATGCCGCTGTACGTGCGCTGTCCGATCTGCCAGAAAGAGTTCAAGCAGAAGAGCACCCTGCTCCAGCACGGTTGCATCCACATCGAGTCGCGGCCCTACCCGTGTCCGGAGTGCGGCAAGCGGTTCCGCCAGCAGTCCCACCTGACCCAGCACCTGCGCATCCACACCAACGAGAAGCCGTTCGGGTGTCCGTACTGTCCGCGGTTCTTCCGGCAGCGGACGATACTGAACCAG cacattCGCATCCATACCGGCGAGAAGCCGTACAAATGTGGCCAGTGTGGCAAGGACTTCCGGCAGAAGGCCATCCTGGATCAGCACACGCGGACGCACCAG GGTGATCGTCCGTTCTGCTGCCCAATGCCCAACTGCCGGCGCCGTTTCGGCACCGAACAGGAAGTCAAGAAGCACATCGATAATCACATGAACCCGCATTCGTCGAAATCTCGAAAATCGGCCACAATGGCTGCGGCgttgaataataataataacaacaacaacaacaacaataataataataacaataaccataacaacaacaacaacaacaacagcgccCTGGAGCAAAAAGTCTCCCCGAACTTCCTGATCGACAACAAGCAGAACAATCTGATCCAGCGGATGGCCGGCCCAGTCAAGCACGAGCTGTACTTCCCCCAGTGCTACGGACCGCCCTTCAACCAACCGTTCATAACGGGTGCGGCGGCCGCCGTCGTAGCAGCAAACCAACAGCCGACGGCCAACGGTGGACCACCTGCCCCTCCGCAGCCGATTGCGGCCACCGCACCGGGAACTACCGCGGTGAATCCCCAGCAGCCCAGCGTGACCTCAGCAGTTCCACCGTCGGTCACAGCGGTCATAACAGCGCCCGCGCCTCAAGCCGTCGTGGCCCAGTGA
- the LOC6048248 gene encoding zinc finger protein 768 isoform X1: MAINFSASFAACLAAGLKVPRQIMYCISQDTPYVLYKDSQEAAERMAGGQWGGGGGEVYPALQQQHIPNHNGAHQQQQQLAQQQQQQQAPQPQQQTPNSPPNQESRPGQQPGEQANGQLHSPATSPYPRNNSNNNNNNNNPSTTEMEEGIIKAQTMQQQNVHQQQNGPQQMQTNGSPPQSNDHPHQQQQQQQSNQSAQQNQPAQGGPPQPAGQQQQQQQQCFPEPPQPELSYYAQRHHGPQGAMLPPPGFTPLHHYLNKSGVLSGMPAGMEQGNPLEQYATMPDLLHGNQVHHGSSAGPNGPHHKSSKGSDLRLFKCLTCGKDFKQKSTLLQHERIHTDSRPYGCPAVECGKRFRQQSHLTQHLRIHANEKPFVCPFCQRAFRQRAILNQHIRIHSGDKPFGCPYPECGKKFRQKAILNQHVRTHQDVSPHLIFKNGPHATLWPQDVPYPPEQEGQPKDEQTFGDEATSQGGTPESRACFSPEGGLQYPSYFKDSKGGGVNHSIFGNNLPYLNNKPSANGKTMLPDVIQHGRSAGMPLYVRCPICQKEFKQKSTLLQHGCIHIESRPYPCPECGKRFRQQSHLTQHLRIHTNEKPFGCPYCPRFFRQRTILNQHIRIHTGEKPYKCGQCGKDFRQKAILDQHTRTHQVGDRPFCCPMPNCRRRFGTEQEVKKHIDNHMNPHSSKSRKSATMAAALNNNNNNNNNNNNNNNNNHNNNNNNNSALEQKVSPNFLIDNKQNNLIQRMAGPVKHELYFPQCYGPPFNQPFITGAAAAVVAANQQPTANGGPPAPPQPIAATAPGTTAVNPQQPSVTSAVPPSVTAVITAPAPQAVVAQ, encoded by the exons ATGGCCATCAATTTCTCCGCCTCGTTCGCGGCCTGTCTGGCGGCCGGCCTCAAGGTGCCCCGACAGATCATGTACTGCATCTCGCAGGACACTCCGTACGTGCTGTACAAAGACTCCCAGGAAGCTGCCGAGCGAATGGCCGGAGGGCAGTGGGGAGGTGGTGGCGGAGAAGTATATCCGGcgttgcagcagcagcacataCCGAACCATAACGGAGCTcatcagcaacagcagcaactagcccagcagcagcaacagcaacaagcTCCGCAACCTCAGCAACAAACTCCCAACAGTCCTCCGAACCAGGAGAGTAGACCCGGACAGCAACCGGGCGAACAAGCCAACGGCCAACTGCACAGTCCTGCCACAAGTCCATACCCAAGGAACAAcagcaataacaacaacaacaacaacaatccttCTACGACGGAAATGGAGGAGGGTATCATCAAG GCTCAAACCATGCAACAGCAAAACGTCCACCAGCAACAAAACGGACCACAACAAATGCAAACCAATGGTTCTCCACCGCAAAGCAATGACCACCCGcaccagcaacagcaacaacaacaatccaaCCAATCTGCTCAACAAAACCAACCCGCTCAAGGAGGTCCCCCTCAACCCGCTggccaacaacaacagcagcagcaacagtgcTTCCCAGAACCACCCCAACCCGAACTGAGTTACTACGCCCAGCGCCACCACGGTCCGCAAGGCGCAATGTTACCCCCGCCCGGATTCACCCCGCTGCACCACTATCTGAACAAGTCCGGCGTGCTGTCGGGAATGCCCGCCGGCATGGAGCAAGGTAACCCGCTGGAACAGTACGCCACCATGCCGGACTTACTTCACGGGAACCAGGTCCACCACGGGAGTTCCGCCGGACCGAACGGACCGCACCACAAAAGCTCCAAGGGCTCGGACCTGCGACTGTTCAAGTGTCTGACCTGCGGGAAGGACTTCAAGCAGAAGAGCACCCTGCTGCAGCACGAACGCATTCACACCGACTCGCGGCCGTACGGTTGTCCCGCCGTCGAGTGCGGCAAACGGTTCCGCCAGCAGTCCCACCTGACGCAACACTTGCGCATCCACGCGAACGAAAAACCCTTCGTGTGTCCGTTCTGCCAGCGGGCCTTCCGGCAGCGGGCCATCCTTAACCAGCACATCCGAATTCACTCAGGTGATAAACCGTTCGGCTGTCCGTATCCGGAATGTGGcaaaaaattccgtcaaaagGCCATTTTGAATCAGCACGTGCGCACCCACCAAG ACGTTTCTCCGCACCTGATCTTTAAGAATGGTCCACACGCCACCCTCTGGCCCCAGGACGTCCCCTACCCACCGGAACAGGAAGGTCAGCCCAAGGACGAGCAAACGTTCGGCGACGAAGCCACGTCCCAGGGCGGAACGCCCGAATCACGAGCCTGCTTCTCGCCCGAGGGCGGCCTCCAGTACCCATCGTACTTCAAAGACTCCAAGGGCGGCGGCGTCAACCACTCGATCTTCGGCAACAATCTGCCCTACCTGAACAACAAGCCATCGGCCAACGGCAAGACCATGCTACCGGACGTAATCCAGCACGGTCGGTCCGCCGGCATGCCGCTGTACGTGCGCTGTCCGATCTGCCAGAAAGAGTTCAAGCAGAAGAGCACCCTGCTCCAGCACGGTTGCATCCACATCGAGTCGCGGCCCTACCCGTGTCCGGAGTGCGGCAAGCGGTTCCGCCAGCAGTCCCACCTGACCCAGCACCTGCGCATCCACACCAACGAGAAGCCGTTCGGGTGTCCGTACTGTCCGCGGTTCTTCCGGCAGCGGACGATACTGAACCAG cacattCGCATCCATACCGGCGAGAAGCCGTACAAATGTGGCCAGTGTGGCAAGGACTTCCGGCAGAAGGCCATCCTGGATCAGCACACGCGGACGCACCAGGTA GGTGATCGTCCGTTCTGCTGCCCAATGCCCAACTGCCGGCGCCGTTTCGGCACCGAACAGGAAGTCAAGAAGCACATCGATAATCACATGAACCCGCATTCGTCGAAATCTCGAAAATCGGCCACAATGGCTGCGGCgttgaataataataataacaacaacaacaacaacaataataataataacaataaccataacaacaacaacaacaacaacagcgccCTGGAGCAAAAAGTCTCCCCGAACTTCCTGATCGACAACAAGCAGAACAATCTGATCCAGCGGATGGCCGGCCCAGTCAAGCACGAGCTGTACTTCCCCCAGTGCTACGGACCGCCCTTCAACCAACCGTTCATAACGGGTGCGGCGGCCGCCGTCGTAGCAGCAAACCAACAGCCGACGGCCAACGGTGGACCACCTGCCCCTCCGCAGCCGATTGCGGCCACCGCACCGGGAACTACCGCGGTGAATCCCCAGCAGCCCAGCGTGACCTCAGCAGTTCCACCGTCGGTCACAGCGGTCATAACAGCGCCCGCGCCTCAAGCCGTCGTGGCCCAGTGA
- the LOC6048248 gene encoding zinc finger protein 768 isoform X2: MAINFSASFAACLAAGLKVPRQIMYCISQDTPYVLYKDSQEAAERMAGGQWGGGGGEVYPALQQQHIPNHNGAHQQQQQLAQQQQQQQAPQPQQQTPNSPPNQESRPGQQPGEQANGQLHSPATSPYPRNNSNNNNNNNNPSTTEMEEGIIKAQTMQQQNVHQQQNGPQQMQTNGSPPQSNDHPHQQQQQQQSNQSAQQNQPAQGGPPQPAGQQQQQQQQCFPEPPQPELSYYAQRHHGPQGAMLPPPGFTPLHHYLNKSGVLSGMPAGMEQGNPLEQYATMPDLLHGNQVHHGSSAGPNGPHHKSSKGSDLRLFKCLTCGKDFKQKSTLLQHERIHTDSRPYGCPAVECGKRFRQQSHLTQHLRIHANEKPFVCPFCQRAFRQRAILNQHIRIHSGDKPFGCPYPECGKKFRQKAILNQHVRTHQDVSPHLIFKNGPHATLWPQDVPYPPEQEGQPKDEQTFGDEATSQGGTPESRACFSPEGGLQYPSYFKDSKGGGVNHSIFGNNLPYLNNKPSANGKTMLPDVIQHGRSAGMPLYVRCPICQKEFKQKSTLLQHGCIHIESRPYPCPECGKRFRQQSHLTQHLRIHTNEKPFGCPYCPRFFRQRTILNQHIRIHTGEKPYKCGQCGKDFRQKAILDQHTRTHQGDRPFCCPMPNCRRRFGTEQEVKKHIDNHMNPHSSKSRKSATMAAALNNNNNNNNNNNNNNNNNHNNNNNNNSALEQKVSPNFLIDNKQNNLIQRMAGPVKHELYFPQCYGPPFNQPFITGAAAAVVAANQQPTANGGPPAPPQPIAATAPGTTAVNPQQPSVTSAVPPSVTAVITAPAPQAVVAQ; this comes from the exons ATGGCCATCAATTTCTCCGCCTCGTTCGCGGCCTGTCTGGCGGCCGGCCTCAAGGTGCCCCGACAGATCATGTACTGCATCTCGCAGGACACTCCGTACGTGCTGTACAAAGACTCCCAGGAAGCTGCCGAGCGAATGGCCGGAGGGCAGTGGGGAGGTGGTGGCGGAGAAGTATATCCGGcgttgcagcagcagcacataCCGAACCATAACGGAGCTcatcagcaacagcagcaactagcccagcagcagcaacagcaacaagcTCCGCAACCTCAGCAACAAACTCCCAACAGTCCTCCGAACCAGGAGAGTAGACCCGGACAGCAACCGGGCGAACAAGCCAACGGCCAACTGCACAGTCCTGCCACAAGTCCATACCCAAGGAACAAcagcaataacaacaacaacaacaacaatccttCTACGACGGAAATGGAGGAGGGTATCATCAAG GCTCAAACCATGCAACAGCAAAACGTCCACCAGCAACAAAACGGACCACAACAAATGCAAACCAATGGTTCTCCACCGCAAAGCAATGACCACCCGcaccagcaacagcaacaacaacaatccaaCCAATCTGCTCAACAAAACCAACCCGCTCAAGGAGGTCCCCCTCAACCCGCTggccaacaacaacagcagcagcaacagtgcTTCCCAGAACCACCCCAACCCGAACTGAGTTACTACGCCCAGCGCCACCACGGTCCGCAAGGCGCAATGTTACCCCCGCCCGGATTCACCCCGCTGCACCACTATCTGAACAAGTCCGGCGTGCTGTCGGGAATGCCCGCCGGCATGGAGCAAGGTAACCCGCTGGAACAGTACGCCACCATGCCGGACTTACTTCACGGGAACCAGGTCCACCACGGGAGTTCCGCCGGACCGAACGGACCGCACCACAAAAGCTCCAAGGGCTCGGACCTGCGACTGTTCAAGTGTCTGACCTGCGGGAAGGACTTCAAGCAGAAGAGCACCCTGCTGCAGCACGAACGCATTCACACCGACTCGCGGCCGTACGGTTGTCCCGCCGTCGAGTGCGGCAAACGGTTCCGCCAGCAGTCCCACCTGACGCAACACTTGCGCATCCACGCGAACGAAAAACCCTTCGTGTGTCCGTTCTGCCAGCGGGCCTTCCGGCAGCGGGCCATCCTTAACCAGCACATCCGAATTCACTCAGGTGATAAACCGTTCGGCTGTCCGTATCCGGAATGTGGcaaaaaattccgtcaaaagGCCATTTTGAATCAGCACGTGCGCACCCACCAAG ACGTTTCTCCGCACCTGATCTTTAAGAATGGTCCACACGCCACCCTCTGGCCCCAGGACGTCCCCTACCCACCGGAACAGGAAGGTCAGCCCAAGGACGAGCAAACGTTCGGCGACGAAGCCACGTCCCAGGGCGGAACGCCCGAATCACGAGCCTGCTTCTCGCCCGAGGGCGGCCTCCAGTACCCATCGTACTTCAAAGACTCCAAGGGCGGCGGCGTCAACCACTCGATCTTCGGCAACAATCTGCCCTACCTGAACAACAAGCCATCGGCCAACGGCAAGACCATGCTACCGGACGTAATCCAGCACGGTCGGTCCGCCGGCATGCCGCTGTACGTGCGCTGTCCGATCTGCCAGAAAGAGTTCAAGCAGAAGAGCACCCTGCTCCAGCACGGTTGCATCCACATCGAGTCGCGGCCCTACCCGTGTCCGGAGTGCGGCAAGCGGTTCCGCCAGCAGTCCCACCTGACCCAGCACCTGCGCATCCACACCAACGAGAAGCCGTTCGGGTGTCCGTACTGTCCGCGGTTCTTCCGGCAGCGGACGATACTGAACCAG cacattCGCATCCATACCGGCGAGAAGCCGTACAAATGTGGCCAGTGTGGCAAGGACTTCCGGCAGAAGGCCATCCTGGATCAGCACACGCGGACGCACCAG GGTGATCGTCCGTTCTGCTGCCCAATGCCCAACTGCCGGCGCCGTTTCGGCACCGAACAGGAAGTCAAGAAGCACATCGATAATCACATGAACCCGCATTCGTCGAAATCTCGAAAATCGGCCACAATGGCTGCGGCgttgaataataataataacaacaacaacaacaacaataataataataacaataaccataacaacaacaacaacaacaacagcgccCTGGAGCAAAAAGTCTCCCCGAACTTCCTGATCGACAACAAGCAGAACAATCTGATCCAGCGGATGGCCGGCCCAGTCAAGCACGAGCTGTACTTCCCCCAGTGCTACGGACCGCCCTTCAACCAACCGTTCATAACGGGTGCGGCGGCCGCCGTCGTAGCAGCAAACCAACAGCCGACGGCCAACGGTGGACCACCTGCCCCTCCGCAGCCGATTGCGGCCACCGCACCGGGAACTACCGCGGTGAATCCCCAGCAGCCCAGCGTGACCTCAGCAGTTCCACCGTCGGTCACAGCGGTCATAACAGCGCCCGCGCCTCAAGCCGTCGTGGCCCAGTGA
- the LOC6048248 gene encoding zinc finger protein 768 isoform X3, with protein MAINFSASFAACLAAGLKVPRQIMYCISQDTPYVLYKDSQEAAERMAGGQWGGGGGEVYPALQQQHIPNHNGAHQQQQQLAQQQQQQQAPQPQQQTPNSPPNQESRPGQQPGEQANGQLHSPATSPYPRNNSNNNNNNNNPSTTEMEEGIIKAQTMQQQNVHQQQNGPQQMQTNGSPPQSNDHPHQQQQQQQSNQSAQQNQPAQGGPPQPAGQQQQQQQQCFPEPPQPELSYYAQRHHGPQGAMLPPPGFTPLHHYLNKSGVLSGMPAGMEQGNPLEQYATMPDLLHGNQVHHGSSAGPNGPHHKSSKGSDLRLFKCLTCGKDFKQKSTLLQHERIHTDSRPYGCPAVECGKRFRQQSHLTQHLRIHANEKPFVCPFCQRAFRQRAILNQHIRIHSDVSPHLIFKNGPHATLWPQDVPYPPEQEGQPKDEQTFGDEATSQGGTPESRACFSPEGGLQYPSYFKDSKGGGVNHSIFGNNLPYLNNKPSANGKTMLPDVIQHGRSAGMPLYVRCPICQKEFKQKSTLLQHGCIHIESRPYPCPECGKRFRQQSHLTQHLRIHTNEKPFGCPYCPRFFRQRTILNQHIRIHTGEKPYKCGQCGKDFRQKAILDQHTRTHQVGDRPFCCPMPNCRRRFGTEQEVKKHIDNHMNPHSSKSRKSATMAAALNNNNNNNNNNNNNNNNNHNNNNNNNSALEQKVSPNFLIDNKQNNLIQRMAGPVKHELYFPQCYGPPFNQPFITGAAAAVVAANQQPTANGGPPAPPQPIAATAPGTTAVNPQQPSVTSAVPPSVTAVITAPAPQAVVAQ; from the exons ATGGCCATCAATTTCTCCGCCTCGTTCGCGGCCTGTCTGGCGGCCGGCCTCAAGGTGCCCCGACAGATCATGTACTGCATCTCGCAGGACACTCCGTACGTGCTGTACAAAGACTCCCAGGAAGCTGCCGAGCGAATGGCCGGAGGGCAGTGGGGAGGTGGTGGCGGAGAAGTATATCCGGcgttgcagcagcagcacataCCGAACCATAACGGAGCTcatcagcaacagcagcaactagcccagcagcagcaacagcaacaagcTCCGCAACCTCAGCAACAAACTCCCAACAGTCCTCCGAACCAGGAGAGTAGACCCGGACAGCAACCGGGCGAACAAGCCAACGGCCAACTGCACAGTCCTGCCACAAGTCCATACCCAAGGAACAAcagcaataacaacaacaacaacaacaatccttCTACGACGGAAATGGAGGAGGGTATCATCAAG GCTCAAACCATGCAACAGCAAAACGTCCACCAGCAACAAAACGGACCACAACAAATGCAAACCAATGGTTCTCCACCGCAAAGCAATGACCACCCGcaccagcaacagcaacaacaacaatccaaCCAATCTGCTCAACAAAACCAACCCGCTCAAGGAGGTCCCCCTCAACCCGCTggccaacaacaacagcagcagcaacagtgcTTCCCAGAACCACCCCAACCCGAACTGAGTTACTACGCCCAGCGCCACCACGGTCCGCAAGGCGCAATGTTACCCCCGCCCGGATTCACCCCGCTGCACCACTATCTGAACAAGTCCGGCGTGCTGTCGGGAATGCCCGCCGGCATGGAGCAAGGTAACCCGCTGGAACAGTACGCCACCATGCCGGACTTACTTCACGGGAACCAGGTCCACCACGGGAGTTCCGCCGGACCGAACGGACCGCACCACAAAAGCTCCAAGGGCTCGGACCTGCGACTGTTCAAGTGTCTGACCTGCGGGAAGGACTTCAAGCAGAAGAGCACCCTGCTGCAGCACGAACGCATTCACACCGACTCGCGGCCGTACGGTTGTCCCGCCGTCGAGTGCGGCAAACGGTTCCGCCAGCAGTCCCACCTGACGCAACACTTGCGCATCCACGCGAACGAAAAACCCTTCGTGTGTCCGTTCTGCCAGCGGGCCTTCCGGCAGCGGGCCATCCTTAACCAGCACATCCGAATTCACTCAG ACGTTTCTCCGCACCTGATCTTTAAGAATGGTCCACACGCCACCCTCTGGCCCCAGGACGTCCCCTACCCACCGGAACAGGAAGGTCAGCCCAAGGACGAGCAAACGTTCGGCGACGAAGCCACGTCCCAGGGCGGAACGCCCGAATCACGAGCCTGCTTCTCGCCCGAGGGCGGCCTCCAGTACCCATCGTACTTCAAAGACTCCAAGGGCGGCGGCGTCAACCACTCGATCTTCGGCAACAATCTGCCCTACCTGAACAACAAGCCATCGGCCAACGGCAAGACCATGCTACCGGACGTAATCCAGCACGGTCGGTCCGCCGGCATGCCGCTGTACGTGCGCTGTCCGATCTGCCAGAAAGAGTTCAAGCAGAAGAGCACCCTGCTCCAGCACGGTTGCATCCACATCGAGTCGCGGCCCTACCCGTGTCCGGAGTGCGGCAAGCGGTTCCGCCAGCAGTCCCACCTGACCCAGCACCTGCGCATCCACACCAACGAGAAGCCGTTCGGGTGTCCGTACTGTCCGCGGTTCTTCCGGCAGCGGACGATACTGAACCAG cacattCGCATCCATACCGGCGAGAAGCCGTACAAATGTGGCCAGTGTGGCAAGGACTTCCGGCAGAAGGCCATCCTGGATCAGCACACGCGGACGCACCAGGTA GGTGATCGTCCGTTCTGCTGCCCAATGCCCAACTGCCGGCGCCGTTTCGGCACCGAACAGGAAGTCAAGAAGCACATCGATAATCACATGAACCCGCATTCGTCGAAATCTCGAAAATCGGCCACAATGGCTGCGGCgttgaataataataataacaacaacaacaacaacaataataataataacaataaccataacaacaacaacaacaacaacagcgccCTGGAGCAAAAAGTCTCCCCGAACTTCCTGATCGACAACAAGCAGAACAATCTGATCCAGCGGATGGCCGGCCCAGTCAAGCACGAGCTGTACTTCCCCCAGTGCTACGGACCGCCCTTCAACCAACCGTTCATAACGGGTGCGGCGGCCGCCGTCGTAGCAGCAAACCAACAGCCGACGGCCAACGGTGGACCACCTGCCCCTCCGCAGCCGATTGCGGCCACCGCACCGGGAACTACCGCGGTGAATCCCCAGCAGCCCAGCGTGACCTCAGCAGTTCCACCGTCGGTCACAGCGGTCATAACAGCGCCCGCGCCTCAAGCCGTCGTGGCCCAGTGA